Proteins from a single region of Chryseobacterium sp. T16E-39:
- a CDS encoding MepB family protein — protein MIQELSLIQNSVFTKLNHTISNIHPDLECEEYFGYTFHLNHYLIKFRKAKITPKKIGQFVTLWKRNHNTLQTEPFTIFDPFDFYIIYSEDTGKSSFFLFPKHILALQHIITSPLKEGKRGFRVYPHWDTPQNRQAEKTKSWQEKFFIDLSSPDHLKKFEEILHLKP, from the coding sequence TTTCACTAAGCTGAACCACACAATTTCCAACATACATCCCGATTTAGAATGCGAAGAATACTTTGGGTATACCTTCCATCTTAATCATTATCTTATCAAATTCAGAAAGGCTAAAATCACTCCGAAGAAAATCGGACAATTTGTTACGTTATGGAAAAGAAACCACAACACGCTACAAACCGAGCCGTTCACTATTTTCGATCCTTTTGATTTTTATATCATTTATTCTGAAGACACCGGTAAATCTAGCTTTTTTCTTTTCCCAAAACATATTCTTGCGCTACAACATATTATCACGAGTCCTTTAAAAGAGGGAAAACGGGGGTTCAGAGTATATCCTCACTGGGATACTCCACAAAACAGGCAGGCAGAAAAAACAAAGAGCTGGCAGGAAAAATTTTTTATTGATCTTTCAAGTCCTGATCATCTTAAGAAGTTTGAAGAAATCTTACATCTTAAACCTTAA